GGGGGTCCCTTTTCACGTTGCCACGGGGGTCCCTTTTCAACTTGCCATTTCCAGCGTATTCGAACCGCGGCTACGCTGACGTATTCCGGCAGTCGGCGATTTGTTGGTTGCCTCCCGCCTGCGCCGACGCCGTCGCGGCGTCGCGTATCCGTGCGGCGTCCTGCCGCATGCCGCTCAGTGCGGCGTCGAGGCCGCTCGTGACGAACCGCTCGGCAGCTTCGCCCGCCGTCCACTCGCGTCGGCGCATCGTGCCGCCGGCTGTCGTGGTGGTTGCGACGATTCGACCGTCTTCGACGGCGACTGCAATCCGCGCGTACATGCGCGACAGGATCGCTTCGCCCGCCCTCGGTCCCAGTGTTGCCGGGTCGGCGATCGTGTCGCCGAACTCGGCTTCGGCCCGCCGTGCGATGGTCGTTTGCGCACGATCCCACACTGCGCCGACGAGTCGTGCGTAGGGGGGAGTGACGGCGTTGACGGCGACCTCGAGGCCCGCCGGGTCGAGCCGTTCGGCGGTGATCACGTCGATGACGTCCCTGGCCAGCGCGTCCTCTCCGCGTTCGAGCTTGCCCTTGAGGATCTGCGCCGTCGCCAGCACGACTTCGTTGACCCGGTTGATCTCGCCGGCTCGTTCCGCCCCGCGCGGTTCGGGGTCGTTCGGCCAGATCTCGAGCGTCTGCCTCGTGCTTCCCTCAGTGAACGCGGCTCGGTACTGCTTGTGCTTCGGGCTGTAGCCGTACTTGTCGGCGCCGAGCGCCGTCATCGCGTCGTCGAGCGCGGCCCCGTATATCCACAGGTTCGTCTTCTCCGGAACGACGATGTCGATGTCGTGGCTGCTTCTGTGCTTCCACCGTGCCGCCAGCACGGTCCCGCCGCCGAGCTTCAGCTCCAGCGGCGCGCCGAGGCTCTCCAGGGCTCGCTTCAACGGTTCCCGGACTCTCGTCCACAGTGTGCCCGCCGGCTCGGGCAACTGCAGCCGTTCGGCGCTCATGGTTCGAGTCTCTCGGCATGCGTTGCCCATCGGTTGAGGATCGCGGCCAACCGGCAGCGGGCCAGACCCACCCGGTGCAACGCCGCCGCCAGCTCGCGTAGCGTGTAGGCGTGCTCCGCCCAGGCCTGCAGCGCCTCCGTCCACGCCGCCTGGTTCGCCCAGGCATCGAGGATCGCCACCTGCCTCCGGCTCGGCTCGGCCGCGCGGATGGCGGCGTGAAACTCCTCGCCGGTCGGCGGCTCCGCCCATCCGGCACAGCGGCAACCGAGCCACAACTGGACGGTCGGACTGTCGGCGCCGCTACCCTTGCCGGGCGCGTCGGCGAGCAACAGCCGCGTGTATCGTCCCCCGGCCGGTTCGGCGTCGAAGCACCCGGGCGGCAGCAACGTTTCGACCCGGTCCTCCGGCCACAGCGTGTCGTGCGTATCGGCTTCGGGATACCGCGTCGTCGTCATTGTCGGCCCGCTTCCTGGCGACCGTCGTTGCCACGCTCGATTCTACGCGCCAACCCTGGACCGGCCCGAACGAGAAGGGCATCATCGACCGCGGTTCTGTCGAGAAACCGCACGAGAGGCTCGGCGGACGGCCTGACGCTCGAGGCGTGGCTGCCTCCAGGGATCTCGACTATCTGCAGAGCCGGCATGACGCCCTCCCGCTCTGCACGTGCCCGCGGCAGTCCATGGCGAGCACACGTCGGCTCAGCGTTCTCCGGCGAACGCCACGCCCGTGCCGGCGACGACCAGCATGCCGCCGCACACGCGATTCGTCAGTTTCCGGAACCTCACCTGGCGAGTCAGCGCCGCGGCCCGTGCGGCCATGTACCCGTACCCCGCCAACACGGTGAACTCGATGACCACAGACGTCACGCCGAGTATCAGCACCTGCGGCCAGATGGAGCGACTCGCATCGATGAACTGCGGAAGCAGGGCGACAAAGAAGACGAGCGCCTTGGGGTTTGCCGCCTGCAGCGCGAATCCGCGGGTCAGCGCTCTCAGCGAACCCCGGTCTTCCTGCGCGCGCTCCGGCCGAAGCGCGAGTCCGGCTCCCCGTACGGTCTGCACGCCGAGATAGACCAGGTAGAGGGCTCCCAGGTACTTGATGAGCGCGAAGACCTCGTAGGAAGCGAGCAGAACCGCTCCGAGACCCAGCGCGGAAAGGGCAAAGTAGCAGCCGTTGCCGGCCAGGACGCCGGCGCTCGCCCACAGCGACGCGCGCCCGCCGCGAGCGAGGCCGTAGGACAGCACGAACAGCACCGCCGGACCGGGCGTGAGGCACAGCACGGCCTCCGTGCCGGCGAACAGAAGCCACGTGTTCAAGCTCATTCACTCACGCTCCGCGACGATAAACGAGGCATGGACAGTAGCCGGCGAGTCACTTCGCGGGCTCATCGGGATCGAGAATCGACACCCCGCACGGCGCCGTGAAGTCGTTCGGCGGGAGATTCCCGGTGTTTACGGTGCCGACCGGTTCGAAGCACAGCACGTACGCATCCTCCGCGGCGGAAGTGCGGTGCTCGACGCCGCGGGGAACCAGCACGCACTCTCCGTCCTTCAGGTCGATCCGCCGGTCACGGAACTCAACCGAGAACCGCCCCTTCCACACCAGGAAGAACTCGTCGACGTCATCGTGACGATGCCAGGGAAAGACGCCCTTCGCTCGCACGAGCTTCACTTCCTGCCCGTTGAGCGTGGCGATGACGCGCGGACTCCACGTCTCGTCGAGACGATTGCAGCTCTCGTCTACACTGATCTTCGTGCTCATGCCGCCCTCCGCCCCGCATACCCGAGCATGGCCCGGTCAATCGGCCGCCAGCATCTCGACACGACGAAAGATCTGACGACGACGCGGCTCGCCGCAGTCAGTCAGCTCGATGTCCGCGCAATCACGGAGCACCGTCTCGACAGGGTTGACCATGGTGGCGCGCAGAATCCGGCCGGACTCAAGGCTGATGTTCAACTCGACGTCGAATGTCTCCTGGCCAACGGCAGCGTCGTACATGTCGCCGTTGCGCGTGACCTGGACCCAGTTGTTGGGCGTGTCGGCCACCGGTGCGCGCATCCACGCCACGGATATCTGAATGGCAGGCTCCTCCGGCACGACGTGCTTCACGAGCAGGCCGGCGACACCGTTCGTTCGATCGATGTCCGTCAGCGTGATGTCAAAGTCGATGGCGCCTTCACCAACCAGCACCACGGTTCCATCGGCCCAGGAGTTCGGTACGTCCCTGCGTACCAGGAATCGATCCCCGGGCGCGCGCAACTGCCCCGCGTGCATCGCGAGGAACAGGTCGGCGTAGAACGTCAGCAAATCCGTCACGGGTCCTATCAGGCCAGGCTGCAGACGTGACAAGTCGGGGAACACGAACGGCGCATCTCCGTTCAGGGTCACCGCCTGCCTGAACTCCCGGCTCGCCGGTGTCAGTTGTCGCGGAATGCCATCGATCACGAGGTCCGACCAGGCGTACTCTTCGACGAGCCGGCCCGCCGCGTCCCGCGAGACGGTCGCCGTCAGTTTCGCTTCGTAGGCGCCGTCGTTGTTGCGCGCCGTCATGAGATAGCCGAATCGATCGCCCGCCTGATAGCGCCGTGCCAGCAGAGGATCGGTTCCGGGCTCCTGAGCCGTCGGCGGCGCTACCGCTGCCCACAGCACCACGACAACGACTGACCCCGCTACTGCCCATCGTCCGGACAGGCGTGTCATTCACCCTCCCGTTCGGACGCCAGGTATGCGGCGGCCTCGGACCCCGACATCATCTCGCGACCGAAGCACTCATAGCCGGCCGACCGGGACAGCGCGTCGGTGATGTCCGCGAACTTGCGAAGACACGACCTGAAAATGAACGGACCAAAACTGACCCGGTTGATTCCGATCGCCGCCATCGTTACCAGAGGCGCCGCGTCAGGCGTAGCCAGGGCGTTCAATGGCAGGGTGATGCGTGACCGCAGCGCGGTGCGTCTCCACATCGCCCGGACCGATGGGGTAGATGCAGTCCGCCCCGGCCCGGCGGTAAGCCTCGGCGCGGGCCACGGCTTCGTCGATCCGCTCCTCAACCTGGTCGAACCTGTCCGACAGAAAGGCATCCACGCGCGCGTTGATCACCAGATCCAGCCCCCGAGCGGCCGCGGCCTCTCTCACTGTTGCGATGCGCTCGGCCTGCTCGTCCGCGGGCCGCAGTGGCCCGCCTTCTTCCAGGCTGTCCTCGATGTTCATCCCGACCGCGCCGGTATCCACCAGACCCCTGGTCGTATCCTCCAATTCGGCAACGGATGCCCCGTACCCGGCTTCCATGTCGGCCGTGACGGGAACGGCCACGGAGCGGCTGATCCGGTGAATGACCTCGAGCATCGTCCGCCGCGTGATCTTCTCGCCGTCCTCGAATCCCAGGGATGCGGAGACCGCCGCGCTCGCTGTGGCGACGGCCGGGTATCCCTTGGACGCCAACACACGGGCTCCGATCGGATCCCAGACATTCGGAAGCACGAGCACGACGGGGCCCGAATGCAGATTGCGTAGCGTGCGTGCCTTGCGGCGCTGCTCGACAGTCGTCATGAGCCTCCCGATGATGGCCGGAATTGGCGGTCGCCGTCAGAGGGCGTAACACAGGACGTACAGGGCGACGCCGGTGATGCAGGTGAACCAGAACCCCGCGTAGATGACCCGCCCGCAGAGCCGGTGCGTCGCGCTGAAGGTTCCCGGCAGCACGCGGGAGAAGCGGCGCCACGAGACGCCCGTCAGGACGCACCAGCCGGTGAACCAGGGAATCGCGACCCAGAGATGCACGGTAAAAAGTCCTCTGATCAACGGCGTGCCGTAGTAGGCGCTCTGGGCGTAGGCCGCCATCGCCTCCCCGTACTGGATGCTCCCTTCGAGCAGCAGAACGGCGACGGTTCCGGCAACGACCAGGCCCGCCTGCAGATTGCGGTGCGCCCTGTGCCGGCCGCGAGCCGCGAGCCGGAGCGCGTAGGTCATCAGGAACGGGGCGGCAACGAAGAACGTGATCGCGAGATCCATGAAGACGTCCGCGCGCGTTCCCAGAAAGCCGGTCATGGCAAGGTTTCCCTGTCCGCGAGGCTGGAATCTACCGCGGGATCGGTTCGAGCTCTACCGCTCTCTTGCGCGGCAGTCGAGGCTCGATCTCGAACACGATCGTGGTCTGTCGGCTTGCCATCGCGCTGGCCGCGCTGACCCGAGCCTGCTCGGCGCTCTCGCCCTGGGCCCGCAAGAATCGGTTGATTCCCGCAATCTCGAACCCGCGCTCGAGCTCTCCGGTATCGGAGTACGTGCGTGTCCGCTCCGCTTCGGCGCAGGTCGTTCTTACATGTGCCCGGCCCCGCTCGCAGTCGATGACGACGCGGCTGTACAGCGAGTTCTCCGCGGCGCGGATCGCATACTGCGCCGGGTTCTTCCTCACCGGCTCCAGCCGGGCGGGAACGTCGAGAATCTGTTCCGCCGCGTTCCCAGCGTGCTTGCCCTCGCTCATCTTCCAGCCCAGGATCGTCGCGTCCAGCTTCGACTCGTAGAGGCCGTTCATCACGATCTCCAGGCTCTCCGGATCCTCGATTCCGCAGACCGCGATGTCGTATACGTCCCGGGTAGGGGGATCCAGCGCCCGGTACCCGAGCTTGCCGTTCAGAATCTGCACGGTCGTCAGCACGGTTACCGGACTCCCGTCGATCGAGGCGGGCTTGTGCCCGACAGCGGGCGTCGGCTCGCCCTTGAGCAGATCCAGGTGATTCCCGCCGAACTCGATCCGGCTCCACTCCCCCCACCCGAGCGGCACGCCGCCGGCTGCCTCCAGCGCCTTCCCGAGTTCCGCCTCGAAGTGCGAAGTCTTCGTGTCCGGGTGGAACAGTACGTCGATGTCGTTGCTCCGGCGATGCTTCCAACGCGCGGCCAGAATCGTCCCGCCGCCGAGCTTGTAGCCTTCGCCGTCGGCCGCGGGCGCGGACACTTGGGTTTCCAGCGCGGAGCGGGTCTTCCGGAACAGGCTTCGCGCGGGCTCCGGCAGCTCGAGCGTCTCGTCCGGCGCATCGGCTCTGCCGTTCATGACGGGATCAGCGTATTGATGTCGGCGCAGCGTGGCGACGTCTGCTCTTCGGCCGCGTGGACGGCCCGGGCCAGCTCCCGCCAGGTGTAGACATCCTCCGCCCAGGCGTACAGCAAGTCTTCCCGGCTGGCTTCCTGCAGCCATGTGCGGATCAGTTGCCTCTCGCGCGGGCTCGGCCTACTCGCGCGGACCGCGTCGTAGAACTCCTCCGGTCGCGGCTTGCGCCGCCAGCCGGCGCAACTGCTGCCCAGCCGTCTTCGCACCGCCCGGCTGTTTCTCCCGAGCTGACCCGGATCGTGGTCGGGGTGAAAACGATCGCGGAACTCCTCGTCCGGCCGGGTGTCGTCGAACGCCTCGGCCGGCGCCAGCATCGACGGTTCGGCGTCTCGATCGCGCTCCTTGATGCTGGCGCGCAAGGCCTGCCATTCCTCAAGGCTCATGGCATTCTCGCCCGCGATTCTACAGGTCTCCCGCCGTCGAGCCCTCTCTTGCTTGCGAGTCCGTCTCGTCACGGCGCAGGAAGACCGCGTCGCAGCAGCCCGGCGGCAGGTTGGTCTCGTGCTCGCCGGCCTCGACCACGGTGACGTTCTCGAGACCCGCGACGGCGACGGATTCGTGGATTTCGTCGCGGCGGCGTGCGGAGAGCTCGGTCGCGAACACCTGCCCCGTCTCACGACCACCGTGGCCACCTCCACGCTCAACCACCCGTCGCCGGCCCCCACGTCGGCCACGGTGTCGCCCGGCCGGATGTCGAGGAGGCTGGCGAGACCGTACTCCCCGGTGGGCAGGGCAAGACCGGCGACGGTTACGTTCGAGACATCGAAGCCCAGGGGCGCGAGAACATGTCCGAACCTGGTGGAACGGCTACCGGTGCCGGAGCGCGGCCATCGGGTTCACGCGGGACGCCCGGTGGGCCGGGACGAACCCCGCGCCCAGCGCCACCGCGGCCATGGCCAACGCCGCCAAGGCTGTCACCGCGGGCGTCAGGCCATCGATTTCGTAGAGCAACGACTGCGCCAGGCGGCCGACGCCGTACGCGGCGACCAGCCCGACCGCGCCGCCGACGAGCGTCATGCGTCCGACCTGGGCCAGCACCAGCGCCCGCAGGCGCGCCGCGTCCGCGCCGAGCGCCATCCGCAGGCCGAACTCGCGCGTGCGCTGCGCCACGGTGTAGGCCAGCACGCCGTAGAGACCCACCGCCGCCAACAGGGTCGCGAGCCCGGCGAAGGCTACCGCCAGTACCGTGATCGTGCGGTCTTCGAACGCGCTTTCCTCCACCTGACGGGCAAGCGTCGTCAGACGCGTGACGGGCAGGTTGGGGTCCAGACCGGCCACCAGCGCCGGGATCGTGCGGAGCATGCCCTCCGGCCGCAGGGTGCTCCGGACATAGAACGCGAGCGATCCGACGCTGTCCTCCTGGCGATACGGAACATGGAGAAGCGGCAGAACGGGATCCTTGACGTGGCTGTACCGGGTATCCGCAACGAGGCCGACGATCTCGGTATCCAGCTCCACGTCGAGCCCGCCGCGCCCCAGGCGCCTGCCCACCGCATCGCGCCCGAGATTGAACTTGCGCGCGAACGCCTCGTTGACGATCGCCACCGGGGGCGCCTCGCGCTCGTCCGCCTCCGTGAACGTCCGGCCCGCCAACAGCGGGATCCCCAGGGTCCGGAAGTAGTCGGTGCCGATCCGATTGAACCGCGTGGTCCGATTCGTATCCGGCCCGGCCTCGAATCCTTCCACCATGACGCGGGCGCCCCAACTGCTCCCGGTGAGAACCGCGACCGAGGCCGCCGTCACCGACGTCACGCCGGGCCGGGCGGCCAGGTCCGCTTCGACCCGCTCGTAGAGGGCGCGCGTCTGCGCATCCCGGGAGCCGTTGAGTCCGGGCGACAAACGAAACGTCACGACGTCGTTCGCCTGGATGCCGACGTCGACGCCGCTCACGTTGCGCAGGCTCTGGATGAACAGCCCGGCCACCAGCAGCAGCATCGTCGCCAGGGCGAACTGCGCCGCGACCAGTCCGCGCCGGAGGCCGGCGGCCGCGCGGGCGCCGGCAGGCTGGCCGGCGTCGTCCTTCAGAGTCGAGATCAATGCTGCCCGTGTGCCATGGAATGCCGGAAAAATCCCGAAGAGCAGGCCCGTGGAGAGCGAGACCGCCCCGGTGAACGGAACGGCGTACGGATCCAGTGTCAACCGCAGGAGGTCCGCGATTTCGGGTGGCAGCAGCGCGCCGATGAAACCGAGCGTCCAGTTGGCCGCGACGAGCCCGGCCGCGCCACCGAGCACGGCCAGCAGGCACGACTCGGTCAGCAGTTGCGTCACCAGTTGCCGTCTCGTCGCGCCGAGCGCAAGCCGCACCGCCATCTCGGACGCGCGAGCGGCAGCCCGCGCCAGCAGCAGGTTCGCGATGTTGGCGCACGCGATCAGGAGCACGGCGCCCGTGACCCCGAGGAGGAGAAGGAGGGGCACGCCGACGAAGTCGTGCATGCCGCTCTGGCCTCGCCGACCGTCCTCGATCGGCAGGGGTTTGGCGACGAATCGCGCCATGGTCTCACCGCTCATGTCCGTCTGGAGGGGAGCCTCCACGTCGGTCAGGATGTTCCGGTAGAGGGGCGCGATTGCCGCGCGGGCCTGATCGATGGAGGCCTCCGGCCTCAGGCGGGCGAAGAGGTAGAGCCAGTATTGCCGGCGATCTTCGAAGCGGCCGTCGCCGGCGTCGGCGGCGAGCCTGGCATGCATCGTGATCGGTACGAAGATCATGGATGACATGTTGAAGGTCGTGCCTCGGAACCCGGCCGGGGCGACGCCAACGATCGTCAACGGCTGGCCGTTGACGATCAACGCGTCTCCGAGCACGTCGCGCGCCCCGCCCAGGTCGTCCTGCCAGAACTCATGGCTCAGGACGGCGACCGGGTGCCCGCCGATCGGCTCGTCGACCTCCGGACCGAACAGTCGTCCCAACGCCGGCACGGAGCCCAGGGTCGGGAAGTACGAGCCGGAGACCTGAATGCCCTGGACGATGCCGAAAGTCCGGCCCCGCCAGGCGATGCTGGCGTTGAAGCCATCATGCGCCGCGACGTCCGTGAAGACCGTCTGCTCCCGCTGGAGGTCACGGAACATCGGGTAGCTGAACACCTCGTCGCACCCGCCCGCCCCGTCGCAACTGGTCAAGCCGGGCTTCGGCCCCGGTGCTTCGAGATTCACGAGGCGCTCCGGCTCGACGACCGGCAACGGACGCAGCAGGAACTGGCTGTAAAGGGAGAAGATCGCGGCGTTGGCCCCGATGCCGAGAGCCAGCGACAGGACCGCGACGCTCGTGACGATCGGGGTCTTGACGAGCATGCGCACCGCGAGTCGTATGTTGGCCATCAGTCGCTCCAGCTCATCGGCCAGCCGCAGGCCGCGCGCCTGCCGGCAGTCGTCCTTCATCCCTTCGACGCTGCCGAAGTGGATGCGGGCGCGGCGCCGCGCTTCGCGCCTGGTGACCCCGGAGCGAACCAGATCCTCGGCATAGGCGTCGAGGTGGAACCGGACCTCTTCGTCTAGGGAGTCCTCGAAGCGCTCCCGCCGGGTCCAGGCGGTCAGGAACGAATGCAGGCGTGACCACATATCTTTCACCTAGCTTTCCTAGGAGTCTAACAGCTCCTCTCCCAGTCTTGCAAGGGAAAGAACCCGGTGGTGGAACCTTCCCGGCCTCCCCTTCGTTCGATGGTTGCGATGTTGCGGACGCCGGTCACGCCGTGCTCTGGACGCCGCGCAGGGCCATCACGGGTCACTCGGACTCCCGGAGCGCCGCCAGCGGATCGATCCGCGTCGCGCGCCAGGCAGCGAGCAGGCTCGCCGCCGCGCACACCGCGACGAGCAGCGCGGTGAGAACGACGAACGTCCCCGCCTCCCGCGGCGCCACGCCGAAGAGAAGCGGGCGGAGCAGCTCGCCGGCGGGAAGTGCAATCCCGAGACCGATGACGGCGCCGAGCAGGGTGAGCGCAACGGCCTGTCCCCAGACCAGCCGCAGCACGTCGACCGCCCGCGCGCCGAGCGCCCGCCGCACGCCGATCTCCCGAGTCCGCCGGGCAACGCCGTAGGCGACGGTGCCGAAGAGGCCGATGGCCGCCAGTCCGGCCGCCAGGGCGGCCAGCAGCGTCGCCATGGTCATGTTGAACCGCCAGGGACGCATGACGTCGTCGACGAGACCGCGCAGCGGCGTGATGGAGTCGATCACGAAGTTGGGGTCGGCCTGTCGCACCGCGGAGCGCAGCGCAGCGGCGAGTTGCACCGGATCGCCCCCCGTGCGAATCACCAGGTGGTTCAGGCC
The DNA window shown above is from Acidobacteriota bacterium and carries:
- a CDS encoding LysE family translocator, translated to MSLNTWLLFAGTEAVLCLTPGPAVLFVLSYGLARGGRASLWASAGVLAGNGCYFALSALGLGAVLLASYEVFALIKYLGALYLVYLGVQTVRGAGLALRPERAQEDRGSLRALTRGFALQAANPKALVFFVALLPQFIDASRSIWPQVLILGVTSVVIEFTVLAGYGYMAARAAALTRQVRFRKLTNRVCGGMLVVAGTGVAFAGER
- a CDS encoding ABC transporter permease: MKDMWSRLHSFLTAWTRRERFEDSLDEEVRFHLDAYAEDLVRSGVTRREARRRARIHFGSVEGMKDDCRQARGLRLADELERLMANIRLAVRMLVKTPIVTSVAVLSLALGIGANAAIFSLYSQFLLRPLPVVEPERLVNLEAPGPKPGLTSCDGAGGCDEVFSYPMFRDLQREQTVFTDVAAHDGFNASIAWRGRTFGIVQGIQVSGSYFPTLGSVPALGRLFGPEVDEPIGGHPVAVLSHEFWQDDLGGARDVLGDALIVNGQPLTIVGVAPAGFRGTTFNMSSMIFVPITMHARLAADAGDGRFEDRRQYWLYLFARLRPEASIDQARAAIAPLYRNILTDVEAPLQTDMSGETMARFVAKPLPIEDGRRGQSGMHDFVGVPLLLLLGVTGAVLLIACANIANLLLARAAARASEMAVRLALGATRRQLVTQLLTESCLLAVLGGAAGLVAANWTLGFIGALLPPEIADLLRLTLDPYAVPFTGAVSLSTGLLFGIFPAFHGTRAALISTLKDDAGQPAGARAAAGLRRGLVAAQFALATMLLLVAGLFIQSLRNVSGVDVGIQANDVVTFRLSPGLNGSRDAQTRALYERVEADLAARPGVTSVTAASVAVLTGSSWGARVMVEGFEAGPDTNRTTRFNRIGTDYFRTLGIPLLAGRTFTEADEREAPPVAIVNEAFARKFNLGRDAVGRRLGRGGLDVELDTEIVGLVADTRYSHVKDPVLPLLHVPYRQEDSVGSLAFYVRSTLRPEGMLRTIPALVAGLDPNLPVTRLTTLARQVEESAFEDRTITVLAVAFAGLATLLAAVGLYGVLAYTVAQRTREFGLRMALGADAARLRALVLAQVGRMTLVGGAVGLVAAYGVGRLAQSLLYEIDGLTPAVTALAALAMAAVALGAGFVPAHRASRVNPMAALRHR
- a CDS encoding cupin domain-containing protein, translating into MSTKISVDESCNRLDETWSPRVIATLNGQEVKLVRAKGVFPWHRHDDVDEFFLVWKGRFSVEFRDRRIDLKDGECVLVPRGVEHRTSAAEDAYVLCFEPVGTVNTGNLPPNDFTAPCGVSILDPDEPAK
- a CDS encoding isocitrate lyase/phosphoenolpyruvate mutase family protein, yielding MTTVEQRRKARTLRNLHSGPVVLVLPNVWDPIGARVLASKGYPAVATASAAVSASLGFEDGEKITRRTMLEVIHRISRSVAVPVTADMEAGYGASVAELEDTTRGLVDTGAVGMNIEDSLEEGGPLRPADEQAERIATVREAAAARGLDLVINARVDAFLSDRFDQVEERIDEAVARAEAYRRAGADCIYPIGPGDVETHRAAVTHHPAIERPGYA